From the genome of Muricauda sp. SCSIO 64092, one region includes:
- a CDS encoding alpha/beta hydrolase, translating into MEKTVFTIITILVFSFCVSGQIKLVDVQQKLFRTTTQQVIKGEVGYLQVLEKRQNPNSRKIKVKYTWLKSISGNHSAPTVYLEGGDGSSTWQAKSPEDLTDWLGLLEVTDLIFVDRRGIDDESLMYVWTGAFPKDFFVTEAAANLHYGTMAKKSLKTFRERGGDVTGYTIEEYAKDVNDLMTALGMEQYSIFGFSFGSHIGMSVMKLFPERVTKAILVGADAPNQSFNYPRYLESHIERLARMIALEAELKKDIPDFTALVHKVMGKLEKNPVTINVQNPLTAENMDLKIGAFGLALILRLDIDDYTDIPVIPRLLYTIWKGDYSMFTWFVQKRIAYAIALPGNGINQQLASGVSELRWSQIKKEAQQSIFGNVVNFPFSAAKDHWVSNTLSFEPSKPLLTDIPTLFITGELDCRTPIEQVEETMMGFSEAIHVKVENAGHEQAMWAGVVVDEIIPNFLKDKKIRTLNAYYADLNFIKVWGKAKGHPSIK; encoded by the coding sequence ATGGAAAAAACGGTTTTTACAATTATTACCATATTGGTTTTTAGCTTTTGTGTTTCTGGACAGATTAAATTAGTCGATGTTCAACAAAAATTGTTTAGAACCACAACACAACAGGTCATTAAAGGAGAGGTTGGTTATTTACAAGTTCTTGAAAAAAGACAAAATCCAAACAGTAGGAAGATAAAAGTCAAGTACACATGGCTAAAAAGTATTTCCGGGAACCATAGCGCACCAACGGTCTATCTGGAAGGCGGGGATGGTAGCAGTACCTGGCAAGCAAAAAGTCCGGAGGATTTAACAGATTGGTTAGGGCTTTTAGAGGTCACAGATTTAATATTTGTCGATAGACGCGGGATTGATGATGAATCCCTTATGTATGTTTGGACCGGAGCATTCCCAAAAGACTTTTTCGTTACCGAAGCGGCAGCCAATCTTCATTACGGAACCATGGCCAAAAAATCACTAAAAACTTTTAGAGAAAGAGGGGGCGATGTCACGGGTTACACCATTGAAGAATATGCCAAGGATGTCAATGATCTAATGACCGCTTTGGGTATGGAACAATATTCAATCTTTGGATTCAGTTTTGGGTCACATATTGGAATGTCTGTCATGAAGCTATTCCCTGAAAGGGTAACAAAAGCTATTTTAGTTGGGGCAGATGCACCTAATCAATCCTTTAATTATCCTCGTTATCTTGAATCGCACATTGAAAGATTGGCCCGGATGATTGCTTTGGAAGCAGAATTAAAAAAAGACATTCCTGATTTTACAGCGCTTGTTCATAAGGTTATGGGAAAATTGGAGAAAAATCCGGTTACAATTAATGTACAGAACCCTCTGACCGCTGAAAACATGGACTTAAAGATTGGAGCATTTGGTCTTGCTTTGATTCTAAGGTTGGATATTGATGATTATACTGATATCCCCGTCATACCAAGACTTTTATACACAATATGGAAAGGAGATTATTCCATGTTTACATGGTTTGTTCAAAAAAGGATTGCATACGCAATTGCCTTACCCGGGAACGGAATAAATCAACAATTGGCCTCCGGTGTAAGTGAGTTGAGGTGGTCACAAATAAAAAAAGAAGCCCAACAAAGTATTTTTGGAAATGTTGTGAATTTCCCCTTTTCCGCTGCAAAAGACCATTGGGTGTCCAATACACTTTCTTTTGAACCCTCAAAACCATTGTTAACCGATATTCCCACTTTGTTCATTACCGGCGAACTGGATTGCCGCACCCCTATTGAACAAGTGGAGGAAACCATGATGGGTTTCAGCGAGGCAATTCACGTGAAGGTTGAAAATGCAGGTCACGAGCAAGCTATGTGGGCTGGGGTGGTTGTCGATGAAATCATACCAAACTTTTTGAAGGACAAGAAAATTAGAACGCTAAACGCATATTATGCTGATTTAAATTTCATAAAAGTATGGGGAAAAGCGAAAGGTCACCCTTCCATAAAGTGA